The sequence below is a genomic window from Ignavibacteriales bacterium.
TCCGTATGCATTGGAACCATTCTGTCCTGCAAAAACAGCGAAGCATTTATCACTTCCACCAAGTTTGTAGCCTGCTCTGCCGCCATAAACACCATCCGGGTATACACCGGCTCCGGACATAGAATACGCCACAGTCAAACTCATTGTGCCGGTGTTGTTTAAATTTCCTGTGCTATAAAGAAATTCAGGATTTGGTGTATTTGTGTTTATCCATCCAAATTTAAATTCTCCATCTACTCCTTTTATTGCAATAACATCAGTCATCGAAGCCGTATTGTTAATGTAATTATTATCGAGATACCCATCAAGCCAGGAAGCTCCACCATTGTGTGTTGCTATATAAACCGCATCTACATCACTGCCTTCGTATCTGAGGGCTGCAATGCAACCCTTTAACTGGTCATTGCCGCCATTGAAAGACATAATTGGGGTGCTATGCTTAAAACCTCCAAGACTAAGGAATTGCTTAACATAAGGTATTCCTCGCATAAAATTATCACTATATGTCAGATCAATAATTTGGGATGCCGAACCACCGGTATAGAAGATAGTACTGGTAATCATCCTATCCCCTGAGCCTAATGAATCAAAGTAAGCGACATCAGACCGGGTAACTGTATTTAATGGTGCGCCTAACCACCATGTCCCATAACCACTTCCGTTCTGTTCGCTGTTGCAATTACGAACTGATGGGGTTTCAGCATATGGACTTTCAATAGTAAAAGCTCTTAGATATACAGCTTTGGTTGTCGTGGTGTTAACTGAGTCCATTGTTGCAACAATATAAACGAAGGCAGTGCTTGTGTATTTGGGATAGTCTGATACAACCCTTGCCCAATACTGATCTGTGCTGGAACTTTGAGGCAATTTTTGAAAATTACCGCCGGTACCATCGTCCTTTGTCCTGTAAAAGAAGGCGCTCTTTTCACCACTTAGAATATAGCCACCGGTTACAAATACCCACCAGCTGCTTCCGTTCCTTAATACTTCTATGTCTAAATCATCTTCCAAAAAATCCATACCAGCCTGCAGAAAAGTAATTGCTTTGAAATACACCCAGCTATCTCCATTATTATCAGAGTAGAGTATTTTTAGTGTATCTGTAACACCATTTCCGTAATTGGAGGTAGCTACCCAAATCCTTCCTCCGGTATTTTGAGTTGTAGTTGCAATTGCCCGAACATTTCCTGAAGTAATTACACTGGTTCCCGCCACACTCTTGGCATTCGTTTGAATTGGTGATTCTAAATAAGGAATTTGCTGTGCATCTGAAAATGGTTCAGCTGCATTACGTCCTAAGAGATCATCGATTTGTTTACTAAGCTGTTTAATTAATTCCGTGTCATCATTTTCTCTCGCCTTATTGAATTGTGCTGTCAGTTCTTTAATCCTTCTGTTCAATTCTTCACTTCTTTGAACATGAACAATTGGGGCTAAGGTACCATCCCCATTCTCTCTGTTATTTTGAACAACTACAGCCCCATCATTTGTGTTCTTTTCATAATTCTGTGCGCTCACGGATATTGTAAGCAGGAAAATAAAAAGAGCAATTAGAACACGGCGATCAATTATCATAAAGTTACTCCTTATTTATGGTTATTTAGTTATAACTAACTTATTACGAACTTTATTTTAATTCTGATGAATAGTTGTTTGAATAAGATATCGAGTAGGGGTGATGAGAGTTTATATCGTATTATTTGGTACTGTTCATAAATTATTTGTTTTTAGATGGTGGAAGAATAATTGAGATTGATTCTAAGATAAAAAATGAAATCTTAAAAACAAACTGTTTTGGAGTGTTTCTAACCAACGCAAGAAGCCGTGCAATATGAGTCGTTGATGTAATGGAATTAAAAAACCGCAGATGAAATTTTCTGCGGTTTGATTTCAGTTTGTGATAAGACTAAGTAATAACTTATCATTTTTTATTTGATAAGTTTCTTGATGTAATCCGGAAGAAGAATTCCCGGCTTAAGTTTTGGATCCTCTTGCGGCGGCTCGAGTTTTTTTGAAAAAGGTATAACACCTGCCCAAACCGGCAAATCATAATCCTCTTCTTCATCCTTTGGCGGGCCGGTTCTTATTTTTGCTGAAGCTTCATCTATCTTAAGCGAAACAACTGAAGTTGCATTAAGTTCTTTTTCGCTTGGCTTTCTTGCATCATTCCATCTGCCTGGAATGATATGATTTGTAATTGCTTCCAGAGCATTAAGTTTTTCATTTTTATTTTTAATCAAATTGCCTTTACCAAAAATCACTACAGACCTGTAGTTCATTGAATGATGAAAAACTGATCGTGCAAGAACAAGTCCATCTAAAATTGTAACTGAAACAGCTATTTCCTCTCCTCTGGAAATTTGCTCAAGAAGCCGGCTGGCTTTCGCGCCGTGAAAAACAAGATGATCGTTCATTCTTGCGTGAATGGTCGGAATGATAAACGGGTGTCCATCCTGAATAAAACTGATGTGGCAATACAAAGCTTCATCAATAATTTTGTTGATAGTTTCAGAATCGTAAAATCCTCTTTCCGGTATGCGGTTGACTTTTATTTTTTTACCTGGTTTATGCTTCAAGTGGTTGATCTTTTAGATTAAAGTAAATCTGATCATTTATTATTCTGCAGCATCTCTAACATATCTTGCTCGTAGTCAATATACTGTGACCATTCTAGTTTGTATAAAATATTTCCAGCATAATGAATTATCAAATCGTTATCTAAGTCATAGTGATCATTAACAAACCACTTTTTAAATGTCGGACTATACCAGTTGGCTAATTTGTTGAAAACAGTTTTACTTGGTTCATTTAAAATTTTATCATCAAAATGCATTGCTTGATTTCTACCTGCATAAATAATTAATCCAATAGGTATTTCATCAATTAATCTTCCAATACAAAATTTAATAGGTTTTGTATTCCGTTTAATTATGTTTTCAAAACCCACCGGAATAAGATTATTTTTTGAAAATATTTCTATACCGGTACAAGCAAATTGTAATATAGTCCCAGCCAATGTGGATTTAGCGAATAGTTCAAAAACATATTCATCATCACGGCGATGACGATCTTCCAAAACTTCTTTATTTTCAATTCGCCATTTGTCATAAGCCTTCCTATTTTCCTCCGAATCTGGATCACCAAAGAAAAAAAATCCGGGTCTTTGTGGAATTCTTATTAAATCAAGATAAGAATCGTATGCCTCAAAGACCTTTTGAACTGCACTTTTAGTTTTTGATAAATAATCCTGTATGAGTTCCAATTACTTGAATCAAATTATTATTTTTCATGAGAATCTATTTCTAAGGTGATCTCATAACGACTTGTTGATAAACCTACAAAATCACAATCATTTTCATTACAAAGTTTTTCATGATCTCGTTTTGGATCCAAGCCAAGACTAAGAAGATATCCTTTACGGTCTCGGTACCAATAGTCCAAATCAAAAGCAAAGTCAAAAATATTTTTCTGCTTCGCAAGTATGGGTTTTAGTTTGTCCAATTCTTTTTGTGTATAGAATTCTTCAGGTGACTTATCTTTCTTTTTATTATTACAGCTTCGACAGAGTGCAACTAAATTTCCTGCGATGAGATGCCCACCCAAAACCATAGGAATATGATGGTCAATGCATAGAATTGGAGGGTTTCCAGTCTCTGGAAATGGCTTTTCTTTAATTCCACACTTGAAACACCGATGATTAAACAAAGCAAAAAATTTATTTTTATATAAATCTTCAATGAGCCGAAGTCTAAAATGTTTGAAAAGCTCAATCTTTTCTTTCTTTCTCTGATCCCTGTATGTTTCCTTACTTCTATTTTTCATCGTGAATTAATTAGTTGTATTCAAACTTCCCAATTCTTGCCAAAGCAAACAACGGGAATAACCCCAATTTATTATAATAAAATTATCGAAGAGTCATCTTAGTTTTTAAATGAGGTCAAAACTTTTTTCAATTTTATTAATCCTTCCCTTATCTCGTTTTCAGTAAACGCAGTATAGCCCATTATTAAAGCAGGGGCCTGCTTAAACTTCATGCAATAATCTGAAATAGGATGGACGATTACATTATGTTTCAAAGCTTCCGCAGCAACTTTTCGATCATTCAATTTTGGGGAAAGTTTTGCTATGATATGCATGCCTGATGGGAGAAAATCAGCAGTCAGTAATCCGTTAAAATTTTTATTTATTTCATTAACAATAAATTCCTGACGGGATTTATAGAGCATTCTCATTCTTCTAATGTGTTTGGTAAAATGACCTTCTTCAATATATCTGGTCAAAATCATCTGTTCGAATACCGGACTCTGTCTATCCATTATGTACTTGAGTGATTTAAAAGATTCCATCATGGAAATGTCCGGAAGGACAAGATAACCAAGTCGTAA
It includes:
- a CDS encoding pyridoxamine 5'-phosphate oxidase family protein yields the protein MNHLKHKPGKKIKVNRIPERGFYDSETINKIIDEALYCHISFIQDGHPFIIPTIHARMNDHLVFHGAKASRLLEQISRGEEIAVSVTILDGLVLARSVFHHSMNYRSVVIFGKGNLIKNKNEKLNALEAITNHIIPGRWNDARKPSEKELNATSVVSLKIDEASAKIRTGPPKDEEEDYDLPVWAGVIPFSKKLEPPQEDPKLKPGILLPDYIKKLIK
- a CDS encoding T9SS type A sorting domain-containing protein, which encodes MIIDRRVLIALFIFLLTISVSAQNYEKNTNDGAVVVQNNRENGDGTLAPIVHVQRSEELNRRIKELTAQFNKARENDDTELIKQLSKQIDDLLGRNAAEPFSDAQQIPYLESPIQTNAKSVAGTSVITSGNVRAIATTTQNTGGRIWVATSNYGNGVTDTLKILYSDNNGDSWVYFKAITFLQAGMDFLEDDLDIEVLRNGSSWWVFVTGGYILSGEKSAFFYRTKDDGTGGNFQKLPQSSSTDQYWARVVSDYPKYTSTAFVYIVATMDSVNTTTTKAVYLRAFTIESPYAETPSVRNCNSEQNGSGYGTWWLGAPLNTVTRSDVAYFDSLGSGDRMITSTIFYTGGSASQIIDLTYSDNFMRGIPYVKQFLSLGGFKHSTPIMSFNGGNDQLKGCIAALRYEGSDVDAVYIATHNGGASWLDGYLDNNYINNTASMTDVIAIKGVDGEFKFGWINTNTPNPEFLYSTGNLNNTGTMSLTVAYSMSGAGVYPDGVYGGRAGYKLGGSDKCFAVFAGQNGSNAYGVGGCLTPVSVEDDQSIPNEYSLDQNYPNPFNPTTTIEYSIPEASFVNIKVYDMLGQKIAELINEVSQQGNYKVNFDAANLPSGTYFYRIKTDKFVEVRKMMLMK
- a CDS encoding HNH endonuclease, translating into MKNRSKETYRDQRKKEKIELFKHFRLRLIEDLYKNKFFALFNHRCFKCGIKEKPFPETGNPPILCIDHHIPMVLGGHLIAGNLVALCRSCNNKKKDKSPEEFYTQKELDKLKPILAKQKNIFDFAFDLDYWYRDRKGYLLSLGLDPKRDHEKLCNENDCDFVGLSTSRYEITLEIDSHEK